The Cryptococcus gattii WM276 chromosome B, complete sequence genome has a segment encoding these proteins:
- a CDS encoding ER to Golgi transport-related protein, putative (Similar to TIGR gene model, INSD accession AAW41460.1), giving the protein MSQPIMLPQGWEARWDPQSNAYIYVDQSTGRSQWDVPLNPVFPTSHPSASPPAPADPSPAPHPHPHRHGRRAYPSAMYTQGYDAPAPQVGPQQPVAGFAEQGAPQFITPGFEGQQPYVGQPQMQQPAYGGVDQVAGQFQQMNIAPGAGPGVGAAAGAYQGSYAEKQLHSTKTKTVNLIGLQPDVTALDSPPPPALLPANASVTSSPHSQPDPSYQRCTLNAMPTTQSLLNKSKLPLALVMAPYRSVRETDNDPDVPVVEDGVIARCRRCRAYINPFVTFIEGGNRWKCCMCGLSNEVPQLFDWDQRGEKPADRWARKELNHAVVEFVAPTEYMVRPPQPPVYAFVIDVSSAAIQSGMVAVAARTILESLDSLPNADNRTKIAIIAVSTSLHFFSLPVGATEGSMLVVPDLTDVFLPKPVDLLVNLTESRPAIESLLGKLSDMFQDSHTVGCALGSGLQAAHQLIGKIGGKIFALSASLPTIGEGVLKARDDPKLLGTSKESQLLNAGNSWYKTFAIECSKNQVSVDMFLFSGSYTDVATLGCLPRYTAGQTYLYPGFNASRSEDAIKFATEFGKVLAMPIGLEAVIRVRASRGIRMSAFHGNFFIRSTDLLALPVVPQDQNYVIELQIEDDIKGSFVVIQTAVLHTTCYGERRIRVITQAMPTTDSIAELYTSADQIALATYLANKAVERSMSHSLEDARNHVTNRLGEMLTVYKNQVTSAAGGASAQLAVPENLLLLPLLCCAMTKHVGLREGASIPPDLRAYAQCLLTTLPCQALIPYIHPRFYSLHNMPPEAGTIGGDEGTMILPPALNLTSEKLERHGLFLIEDGQNIFLWVGHDAVPRLIQDVFDLPSYQELQGGKYTLPRLDNPFSERVCNVVDKTREMRRGVYRPQVYVVKSDAEPALRSWALSLLVEDRMDRMSSYAQYLTTVKGKVNGS; this is encoded by the exons ATGTCTCAGCCAATTATGCTCCCCCAGGGCTGGGAAGCCAGATG GGACCCCCAATCGAACGCGTACATCTACGTCGACCAAAGCACAGGCAGATCCCAGTGGGACGTCCCCCTCAACCCCGTCTTCCCCACGTCCCACCCCTCCGCCTCCCCCCCGGCGCCCGCCGACCCATCGCCCGCTCCCCATCCACACCCACACCGCCACGGCCGCCGCGCCTACCCGTCCGCCATGTACACCCAGGGCTACGATGCGCCCGCTCCCCAGGTCGGTCCACAACAGCCTGTAGCTGGCTTCGCAGAGCAGGGTGCACCGCAGTTTATCACGCCCGGATTTGAAGGCCAGCAGCCGTATGTGGGCCAGCCGCAGATGCAGCAGCCGGCGTATGGCGGTGTCGACCAGGTCGCAGGCCAGTTTCAGCAGATGAACATTGCGCCTGGCGCTGGTCCCGGAGTTGGTGCTGCTGCCGGCGCATATCAAGGGAGCTACGCCGAAAAGCAGCTGCACTCGACAAAGACAAAGACTGTCAATTTGATTGGTCTCCAGCCGGACGTCACCGCGCTCGACAGCCCGCCTCCGCCTGCTCTCCTCCCCGCAAACGCGAGCGTCACGTCGTCTCCCCACTCCCAACCTGATCCGTCCTACCAGCGCTGCACCCTCAACGCCATGCCTACCACGCAGTCATTGCTGAACAAGTCAAAGCTCCCACTGGCGCTCGTGATGGCCCCCTACCGATCCGTTCGCGAAACCGACAATGATCCGGATGTTCCTGTTGTCGAGGATGGCGTGATTGCGCGATGCAGGCGATGCAGGGCGTACATCAACCCCTTTGTCACTTTTATCGAGGGTGGAAACAGGTGGAAGTGTTGTATGTGTGGGCTGAGCAACGAAGTGCCTCAGCTGTTTGACTGGGACCAGCGTGGAGAGAAGCCGGCGGACAGGTGGGCACGCAAGGAATTGAATCACGCCGTTGTCGAGTTCGTCGCTCCGACAGAGTACATGGTCAGACCGCCTCAACCGCCGGTGTACGCCTTTGTGATTGACGTTTCGTCTGCCGCTATCCAAAGCGGTATGGTCGCCGTCGCCGCCCGCACGATTCTCGAATCACTTGATTCCCTGCCGAATGCCGATAACCGTACCAAGATCGCCATCATTGCCGTCTCCACCAGCCTCCACTTTTTCTCTTTACCCGTCGGCGCCACGGAAGGGAGCATGTTGGTCGTTCCCGATTTGACCGACGTCTTCCTCCCCAAACCCGTCGACTTGCTCGTCAACCTCACCGAATCTCGTCCCGCTATCGAGTCCTTGCTTGGCAAATTGTCAGACATGTTCCAAGACTCACACACTGTCGGCTGCGCGCTCGGCTCGGGTTTACAGGCTGCTCACCAGCTTATTGGGAAAATTGGCGGTAAGATTTTCGCATTGAGCGCCTCGCTTCCTACGATTGGCGAGGGTGTGCTCAAAGCGCGAGATGATCCCAAGCTGCTCGGTACATCGAAAGAATCTCAACTCCTCAATGCGGGGAACAGCTGGTACAAGACGTTTGCGATCGAGTGTTCCAAAAACCAAGTGTCGGTCGACATGTTCCTGTTTAGCGGGTCGTACACCGACGTCGCCACGTTGGGTTGCCTGCCGCGGTACACGGCCGGTCAAACGTATCTCTACCCGGGGTTCAACGCCTCGAGGAGCGAGGACGCGATCAAGTTTGCGACCGAGTTTGGAAAAGTGCTGGCGATGCCTATCGGTCTCGAAGCGGTTATCAGGGTTCGTGCGTCGAGGGGGATCCGCATGTCTGCCTTTCACGGCAACTTTTTCATCCGATCGACCGATCTGCTCGCGTTACCCGTCGTACCGCAGGACCAAAACTATGTGATTGAGCTCCAGATTGAAGATGATATCAAGGGCTCGTTTGTCGTCATCCAAACAGCTGTCTTGCATACCACATGTTATGGCGAACGACGGATCAGGGTGATCACACAGGCGATGCCGACGACAGATAGTATCGCCGAGCTGTACACCTCGGCGGACCAGATTGCGCTCGCGACCTACCTCGCGAACAAGGCTGTCGAGCGGAGCATGTCGCACAGTTTAGAGGATGCGCGAAATCACGTGACGAACCGGTTGGGCGAGATGTTGACCGTGTACAAGAACCAGGTGACTTCTGCTGCCGGGGGCGCGTCCGCCCAGCTCGCTGTGCCTGAAAACCTGCTGCTCCTCCCACTGCTGTGTTGCGCGATGACGAAACATGTCGGGCTGCGTGAAGGCGCCTCGATCCCGCCCGACTTGCGGGCCTACGCCCAATGTCTCCTGACCACATTACCGTGCCAGGCGCTCATCCCGTACATCCACCCGAGATTTTACTCGCTCCACAATATGCCGCCCGAGGCGGGCACGATTGGCGGTGATGAGGGGACGATGATCCTCCCGCCCGCGCTGAACCTCACATCAGAGAAACTCGAGCGACACGgtctcttcctcatcgaGGATGGGCAAAACATCTTCCTCTGGGTGGGCCACGATGCCGTCCCGCGCTTGATTCAAGATGTCTTTGATCTCCCGTCGTACCAAGAACTCCAGGGAGGCAAGTATACCCTCCCCCGACTGGATAATCCCTTCTCGGAGAGAGTGTGTAATGTGGTGGATAAGAcgagggagatgaggaggggGGTGTATAGGCCACAGGTGTATGTGGTGAAGAGTGATGCAGAGCCGGCGTTGAGGAGCTGGGCATTGAGTTTGTTGGTGGAAGATAGGATGGATAGAATGTCGAGTTATGCGCAGTATTTGACAACCGTCAAGGGAAAG GTCAATGGCAGTTAA
- a CDS encoding Hypothetical protein (Similar to TIGR gene model, INSD accession AAW41458.1; CNB00240), translating to MLVRRLYSSASSHPAPSALAHIPAPRPHTRGRIRPRLALPKAKKHATTTTTTAASASATLARPLRPLDAPGKGRKPRYAYSETATANAQAHAQASSYPSVPEPPSSSIPRTPRLHFTHPVPALNHTNEFRPIYLYPEQFKLHHAFTHPAHPLPLHLGTKIYTSPTLPSQANEAGDDLFAPQSVMKAPSSEGMSALTEHLRVVSSQPVLSDAEMEHQLFGTPEMEFSSITALLENKSASLKTRNEHEWQDVLAMMEGKTHGKVGTAGEKENVQMGSKDADLNQVVGELTGVLARLEMDGEDVSMDSVKRKRRKKISKHKHKKRRKATRALRKKLGK from the exons ATGCTCGTCCGTCGTCTGTACTCCTCTGCGTCCTCACATCCGGCCCCCTCCGCGCTCGCGCACATCCCCGCGCCCAGACCACACACAAGGGGCAGGATCAGGCCTCGACTCGCGCTGCCCAAAGCTAAAAAGCACGctaccaccaccaccaccaccgccgccAGTGCCAGTGCCACTCTCGCCAGACCTCTCCGTCCCCTCGACGCTCCCGGCAAGGGCCGCAAACCGCGCTACGCCTACTCCGAAACCGCCACCGCCAACGCCCAGGCCCATGCCCAAGCGTCCAGCTACCCTTCCGTGCCCGAACCTCCTTCGTCCTCCATCCCCCGCACGCCCCGTCTCCACTTTACCCACCCCGTCCCCGCGCTGAACCATACCAACGAATTCCGGCCCATCTACCTCTACCCTGAGCAATTCAAGTTGCACCATGCGTTCACCCACCCTGCCCATCCCTTGCCGCTTCACCTCGGGACAAAGATCTACACATCCCCGACACTTCCGTCTCAAGCGAATGAAGCTGGGGACGATCTGTTTGCACCGCAGTCCGTGATGAAGGCACCTTCTTCTGAGGGAATGAGTGCTCTAACGGAGCATCTGAGGGTAGTCAGCTCCCAGCCAGTCCTCAGTGACGCAGAGATGGAGCACCAGCTGTTCGGTACGCCCGAAATGGAATTCTCAAGTATCACGGCGTTGCTCGAGAACAAGTCTGCGTCGCTCAAGACCCGGAATGAGCACGAGTGGCAGGATGTTTTGGCCATGATGGAGGGTAAGACTCACGGCAAGGTCGGCACCGCCGGTGAGAAGGAGAACGTGCAAATGGGAAGCAAGGATGCGGATTTGAACCAAGTTGTGGGTGAACTTACCGGTGTCCTGGCAAGACTTGAGATGGATGGGGAAGATGTGAGTATGGATAGtgtgaagaggaagaggagaaagaagatTTCAAAGCACAAGCacaagaagaggagaaag GCTACTAGGGCGTTGAGAAAGAAGTTGGGTAAATAG
- a CDS encoding Nuclear pore protein seh1, putative (Similar to TIGR gene model, INSD accession AAW41462.1) has translation MLQTDLLAPAHADLVTHLTYDYYGERLATCSADQRIKVFRKDENGKWAEEANWKAHDAPILHLSFSHPIHGSLLASCSHDRTIRIWEEPSTAATAAAAAAAASFSSSRSPPTVPSATSASISRAWLERGILTGPTGAIRSVQFGPPDPAFGLRVASIATDGYLRVHTSLDPSLNDWSEILKVHVPSLPGPSSSGPGGAASGDDGTGGTPSSSTGGTGLAGTLALASNTVDGGSTTSHHPNTSELATGGWGLSWCKERWWGPLIAVFAGTSPSIKLISLSPTPSCVLLLTPSSPTTTATTTSTTAADNTTSSIGPTQYAPLTCLAWAPNCGRNYHLLATGARDGTIRIWRVEPPGERGRVDYDTEGEMVKEWRGQCTGEFGKGGARVGTVDWNAAGTMLSTTDDEGIVRIYKPTYARSWSLLGSLAAEEPPLEDGLNGH, from the exons ATGCTGCAGACAGACCTTCTCGCCCCGGCCCACGCAGACCTCGTCACCC ACCTCACATACGACTACTACGGCGAACGCCTTGCAACATGTTCCGCCGACCAACGCATAAAGGTCTTCCGCAAAGACGAGAACGGTAAATGGGCAGAAGAGGCCAACTGGAAG GCCCATGACGCTCCCATCCTCcacctctccttctcccacCCCATCCACGGCTCCCTCCTCGCCTCATGCTCCCACGACCGCACAATCCGGATCTGGGAAGAGCCTTCCACCGCCGCCACAGCTGCCGCCGCTGCCGCCGCCgcctccttttcctcctcccgCTCCCCCCCCACCGTTCCCTCCGCCACTTCCGCCTCCATCTCGCGCGCATGGCTTGAACGAGGTATCCTTACCGGCCCCACCGGCGCTATCCGCTCCGTCCAATTCGGTCCGCCAGACCCTGCGTTCGGCCTCCGTGTCGCCAGTATCGCCACGGACGGATACCTGCGTGTCCACACCTCGCTTGACCCCAGCCTGAACGACTGGTCAGAGATCCTCAAGGTCCACGTCCCGTCCCTTCCCGGCCCATCCTCCTCCGGGCCAGGCGGTGCTGCTTCGGGCGACGACGGCACCGGTGGAACACCCTCCTCCTCTACCGGCGGCACAGGTCTCGCCGGGACACTTGCTTTGGCGAGCAATACCGTGGACGGCGGGAGCACCACAAGTCATCACCCGAATACATCTGAACTGGCTACAGGCGGATGGGGACTCAGCTGGTGTAAAGAACGGTGGTGGGGTCCCCTCATCGCCGTTTTCGCAGgtacttctccttccatcaaactcatctccctctcccctACCCCTTCATGTGTCCTCCTCCTCacaccttcctcccctaccaccaccgccaccaccacctccaccaccgCCGCAGACAACACCACCTCTTCCATCGGCCCTACCCAATACGCCCCACTCACATGCCTCGCATGGGCTCCCAACTGCGGGCGAAACTACCACCTCCTAGCCACCGGCGCTCGCGACGGCACCATCAGGATATGGAGGGTCGAACCACCCGGCGAAAGGGGCAGGGTCGATTACGACACCGAAGGCGAAATGGTGAAAGAGTGGAGGGGGCAGTGTACCGGCGAATTTGGCAAGGGCGGCGCAAGAGTCGGCACGGTAGAT TGGAATGCAGCAGGTACAATGTTATCTACCACAGACGACGAAGGGATCGTCAGAATATACAAAC CTACCTACGCACGAAGCTGGAGTCTCCTCGGATCATTGGCCGCGGAAGAACCTCCCTTGGAAGATGGCTTGAATGGACACTAG
- a CDS encoding Serine/threonine kinase receptor associated protein, putative (Similar to TIGR gene model, INSD accession AAW41455.1), with the protein MQGYSNGYSGLPPSLNPNPVVGQYAPPQQAQLSVQSRSGSVPSSQQHDAIKVQPLLCSGHTRPVTHLQFSNVLDDGTYLLISACKDGNPMLRSWLGDWIGTFIGHKGAVWSSKISLDTSRAVTGSADFTAKIWDTYTGEALHTFSHNHIVRTVALNPQQTPQYLLTGGHEKKIRLFDLGRPDAEPLVLGTNPDGLSCEGIVKSLVWDEGQNGTMGVSAAEDGKVRWWDLRTLSQVASLDLGEPISSMELAHGGGTLSVTAGKNVHFLDILRQHPPVTIPLPHPVTSASLHPYLRDRFVAGSTSDPWVRVYDLDSGKEREVYKGHHGPVLCASYSPDGEVYASGSEDGTIRLWQTNPGKAYGLWQTSD; encoded by the exons ATGCAGGGATACAGCAACGGCTACTCGGGTCTTCCGCCCTCTCTTAACCCTAACCCTGTGGTTGGGCAATACGCTCCGCCCCAGCAAGCGCAGCTTTCCGTTCAATCTCGTTCTGGTTCGGTCCCCTCATCTCAGCAACATGACGCCATCAAGGTCCAGCCACTATTGTGCTCTGGCCACACTAGACCTGTCACACATCTCCAATTCTCAAACGT GCTTGACGATGGAACATATCTCTTGATCTCAGCGTGTAAGGATGGGAATCCCATGCTTCGAAGCTGGCTCGGAGATTGGATTGGTACTTTTATCG GACACAAGGGCGCTGTGTGGTCATCCAAGATTTCACTTGATACTTCTCGAGCCGTTACCGGTAGTGCCGATTTCACTGC GAAGATTTGGGATACCTACACTGGCGAAGCTCTTCATACTTTTTCTCACAACCACATTGTCCGCACAGTCGCTTTAAACCCTCAACAAACCCCTCAATACCTCCTTACT GGTGGACACGAGAAGAAAATCCGTCTTTTTGACCTAGGCCGACCTGACGCTGAACCTCTTGTCCTTGGCACCAATCCCGACGGCTTGTCTTGCGAAGGCATTGTTAAGAGTCTTGTTTGGGACGAAGGCCAAAACGGAACTATGGGTGTCAGCGCTGCTGAAGATGGCAAAGTTCG ATGGTGGGATCTCCGAACACTGAGCCAAGTGGCCTCTCTCGATCTTGGCGAACCCATCTCTAGCATGGAACTCGCCCACGGTGGCGGTACCCTCAGCGTTACAGCCGGCAAGAATGTTCATTTCCTCGATATCCTCCGTCAACACCCGCCTGTCACGAtccctcttcctcaccCGGTCACATCCGCTTCTCTCCACCCATATCTGCGTGACAGATTCGTTGCCGGTAGCACGTCTGATCCTTGGGTTCGAGTGTATGACCTTGATTCTGGCAAGGAGCGAGAAGTGTACAAGGGCCACCATGGTCCCGTGCTTTGTGCGAGCTATAGTCCGGATGGTGAAGTTTACGCGAGTGGGAGTGAGGATGGTACTATTAGGCTTTGGCAGACGAACCCTGGGAAAGCGTATGGGTTGTGGCAAACTTCAGATTAA
- a CDS encoding tRNA (guanine-N7-)-methyltransferase, putative (Similar to TIGR gene model, INSD accession AAW41459.1), producing the protein MEAGPSTASPGASASPAPVPPAGEVQLLKVPQKRYYRQRAHANVFIDHELDPKRPELMDWSTHYPAYFSQPNEDGSINPGEKKVEWADVGCGFGGLLMALAPLFPEKLMLGMEIRTSVTKYVTDRIAATRQAQSLLPADSVDTKPGGYQNVSVIKANSMKHMPNFFAKGQLEKIFFLFPDPHFKNRKHKARIITPALLAEYAYVLRPGGILYTVTDVKDLHEWMAHHLHAHPMFEYIPTETLSDDPILEAARTATEEGQKVERNKGDKWVACFTRKADPEED; encoded by the exons ATGGAAGCAGGGCCATCAACCGCTTCTCCAGGCGCATCCGCCTCCCCGGCCCCCGTTCCTCCCGCCGGTGAAGTGCAGCTGCTCAAGGTTCCTCAA AAACGATATTACAGGCAAAGAGCGCATGCCAATGTGTTCATCGACCACGAGCTCGA TCCCAAAAGACCAGAACTTATGGACTGGTCAACGCACTACCCTGCATACTTTTCCCAACCAAACGAAGATGGAAGCATCAACCCgggggagaagaaggttgaaTGGGCGGATGTCGGATGTGGCTTCGGTGGACTGTTAATGGCGCTTGCTCCCTTGTTCCCTGAGAAACTTATGCTTG GTATGGAGATTAGAACGTCCGTCACCAAATACGTGACCGATCGAATCGCCGCTACCCGTCAAGCCCAATCGCTCTTACCCGCCGATTCGGTCGATACCAAACCGGGAGGATACCAGAACGTATCTGTAATCAAGGCGAATAGTATGAAGCATATGCCTAATTTCTTCGCAAAGGGACAG CTCGAAAAGATAtttttcctcttccccgACCCTCATTTCAAGAACCGCAAGCACAAGGCCAGAATCATCAC TCCTGCTTTATTAGCAGAATACGCGTACGTCCTCCGGCCTGGGGGCATTTTGTACACTGTCACCGACGTGAAAG ACCTTCACGAATGGATGGCGCACCACCTCCACGCCCATCCCATGTTCGAATACATCCCCACCGAAACTCTATCGGACGACCCGATTCTCGAAGCAGCGCGTACAGCGACCGAGGAAGGACAAAAAGTGGAGAGAAATAAAGGCGACAAGTGGGTGGCTTGTTTCACGAGGAAAGCGGATCCCGAGGAGGATTAG
- a CDS encoding pre-mRNA splicing factor, putative (Similar to TIGR gene model, INSD accession AAW41454.1) encodes MKLNNETVTIELKNGTVIHGTITSVDPQMNTHLKSVKLTLRSQPSSQPPLSLDSIAIRGNNIRYFILPDSLPLDTLLVDDAPKPKKKKEGAAARGARGAARGARGARGGGRGAPRPRGRGF; translated from the exons ATGAAGCTCAATAACGAGACGGTCACGATCGAGCTCAAGAACGGGACTGTCATCCACGGTACCATCACTT CTGTGGATCCTCAAATGAACACCCACCTCAAGTCTGTTAAGCTCACTCTCCGGTCTCAACCTTCATCCCAACCACCATTGTCCCTTGACTCTATAGCCATCCGAGGAAATAACATTCGATACTTCATCCTCCCTGactctcttcctcttgaTACTTTGTTGGTGGACGACGCGCCTAAGCctaagaagaagaaggaaggagcTGCGGCTAGAGGAGCTAGAGGAGCGGCCAGGGGAGCCAGAGGAGCCAGGGGCGGTGGTCGAGGTGCACCTAGGCCTAGAGGAAGGGGTTTCTAG